The DNA region ACACAGGAGGATAATAAGGTACGCGTAAGGTGTCCACTCGTTTACGGATAAGATCAGTCTCAGGATCACCGATAGTCTATGATTATACGATAGTCTATGTGCGTCTTCGAAAAAGCCGAAACCGGATTCGGTCCTgtcaaaacacaataaaacgcGGCCAAAGGAAGAATCGATTTCGCTGATCGTAACCGGAGGTTGCCCTCCACGTGTGCGCGCCGATGTACCAAGTATacatgtatacgtacatacatacagcCCCCGTGTAGATAGATACCGGTCCATTGTGTCGCCAACGCTAAAATGCTCTTCTCGCGTCGAATAATGGCGATAATTGTGACGAAATGGAGCATCATTGTGGGAAAAAAGGCACGGTAACGATCGAGGGTGGCTCGCCCGGTAAGTGGCAGATGCATGCCGCTCGATTGACAGCTTCTCCGATTTCTTTCTTCGAGGATTCCACCATTGCTTCGCCTGCGAACGCGGCTTGGGACCTGGCTTCTTCGGTTTATCGGTTTAACCACCGAAAACCAACCTGCACCTTTTCATCCACTGTGTCATTGAATTATACGGTGGTTATGAAACTGTACTCATTTTGGAGTTACTTCAAATTGTCTATTACTGAATCACTCAATCGACTAAAATTTAGATTAACCCCCTGCCGTATTTGAacaagtcagactcgtgatgaagtttttaacaaagtctaataaaaatttgattcgtttgtaatcaacatTTAAGCATTAAGATACATGTAGCCATGTAGctgttctcttctacgacatttttggggatacaGAAGTTTCAATCACTgtgactgtaaagaaaatgttacggaaAGGggttaaatgaaactattttgGGGGAAACATATGTACTCGTATTAAACTGTctattaaatattctttttagtTCGAATTCTCTTCGAATTGAATAAAATTCGCACACACATCGGATGCGATTGTGAGAGATTAGTTGTTTCCGGCGATGAAATAGTATGAAGCTGGATGAAACAGGCTGCGCATCGAAGACAGTCGAAGTTAATCTCTGCTTTCCCGTTAGTCCAGAACGGATCCCAGCAACCCCAACGGCGGGGGTTAATAAATGTCGTGACGAAGCGACCAAGTTTGAAGCCCGGACGGTCGAGTTCCGTGCAGCCGGACTGCTCAAGGTATCTGTTAGTTTTGATGCCTCGAAATACACCCCTAATCGGTTTTCAAACTCTCACCTAAACGCTCGCGCACGTACGGCGGCCCCCGATAAACCAAACTTGAAGATTTCCCGTTCGCGTAACGCGAATCTGCGCTGGTAATGAGATAAGTCGGGTTCCGGCGAGTTTACAATCACTGGCGCATACATCAAACACGATCTGACCCCCAAAATCGATACTTGAAACTCCGCTGAAATGAAACAGTAATTTTAATCAACAATTCTTGCACGTTCTGGCAAAGTCTGTTGAAGAAATACATATTTTTGGAGCGGAAGAATATTTTTGAAGTGTCTAAAAAGATATGTAATGCTACATTATGAATTTTTGCTCATAAACAGCACCTTAACGAGCGAGCCAGTATCGGAACGGTTAATGCAAACGTCCGATTAACGGAGCAGGTGCATCGATAACAAAAATGGAGTCGTCGGAGCCCCGGGTAACGGTGTCGATCGACGAGAATATTGCAATTACATTGTACAGCGGGCCGGCTCGTACCGATTGATACCAGACAACGGTGTATTTCCGTGGCCGGTATATACAGAAACGGAAGAACGCGGGCAACACAGTGACGAGGGGGTTGGAAAGAGAGGGGTTGCGCGATCGTACACGTTGTGGCGAGGGGGGTAGAGAAATCGAGCGGGGTGTGGAGGGGCGCGAGGGTCGAGGGGGGACGCGAGGCTGTTATTTGCAATGAAACGCAACAATTGCAATCGGAGTCGATGCACGTCGGCAGCGTCGGTAAACGCCATATTGCAGCTGGGCCGGTCTGAAAAATAGTGTTTTTGTGCAAGCCGAAACGGCAGATATGAAACCAGAATGGCGGATGCTTACAAATAGTTGCAGGGCGGCGCCTCCATATAAATGCGCGGCCGGTCTCGTTTTCTTTTGTTCGTCAGACCGGGCAACGAACGAAAAGGATCCTGTAAAAGAGGCCCCGCTACACCATCCCCCAAAGGCCTACAAGAACGAATTCCCGAGTTCCACCCCTTCGAACACCAACCTCGTTGACTGCCGACAACCCCAGACACACACGGCTCCTTTTCAGAGCTAAGAGCTGGCCATTGGCTGGAAACCGTTTTCCGTTGGCCAGAAATTATCATTAGACTTTTAGAGAGAGATACCTATATCAGtattatcatttattttctgCACCGATCGCACGGTTCTGGGACcgaagaaaaatttctttcctcgtTTAATCATTTTAGGAAGTCGATTTTCTTAatcctctttcgaatgattcCTGTTTCATCTGCTCAccgttgtcataaatgcatcaaatcgaTAGTCTAATTATAATGACAAAGTTAATCTGTGCATGCAATGTTTGGAATATTTTGTAATGTATAGTTTGTATTCAACATCTTGCTGGAACGTTATGAATAGAAAATCGTGTTTTTctgcttctttctttttaatCGCGTGTTTATTGCAATGCTACACTAGTATTACAACAGTATTAAATAATTAGTTGCATGATTGAATGAAAGAGAATATCAATGAAGAATCGTTTTTATACTCTTAAGTTTTACCCTCGACAATACAACTTTTGACGATACTAAAATCAATCGTACAATATTACCGAACCAATCAAGAGTCAATAAGTTACTCACAATAAATACAGCACTATAAGAACAATACTCCAAAAACTACCCCTTTGGCGAAGCCGCAGCTGCCGCCCTTGTAAAAAATATCTCAAAAATGAAAATCCTCCGTATTAACGCGAATGAATCCCGATTAACAATTCCGGCATCGATTCCCGATATCGGATCGCTGTCAGCAGGTCCGTATCAAACCGCCGCCACTTCTGCGAGCTTGGAATGGGGTGGCGAAGAGACAGAGAgtgcgagagagcgagaaaagagagagagagagagagagagagagagagagagagagttcgtcTCGGAGCAAGATTcccagcaaaggagaaaacgcgTCGGTGATTTTCTCGCCGGTCGGCTGCGAATCGGCTATGATATCGAGCTTTGTAGCCGGTCTGATAAGAGACAACGGGGGCACAGGCAGGGGAACACCATGACAAGGCGACGGCCGTCACACACCACCACCGCCCCCGGTGGTAGTTTACGGAATTCAGGATCAATATCCATCGTGGTAGGTGTGGCGGATGGCGGAGGGTTCCATCTTCGGCCGCCCTCTCGGTGCTTATTGGTCGGAGAATCGGCACACGGGCTCTGGTTTCCAGGCTGGGATCCCCGTGCCACGTTCTGGGCAAACGGGCGGAGCTTGGACCGCCTGTGTTTCCCAGGTGGGGAGAAGCCATCGGTGCTCTCTCCTGGCAGGCGGCCGAATCGTAAATCATGACCAGTCGGTCGCTCGGAGCGCATCGTGACAAACAGCCCGAAAACCGTCGGCAAACATCGAGGCCCCGCGATCGATCGTGTCCAAGAGGCAATCTGTAATCTCGTTCCGACGAACGTCCTCTCGAAGGACACATCGGTGCCAGGTGTTCCAGTGACTGCGTTACCATCCGCAATAGCGTTCCAAATGAATTCTACACAATCGCGAGTGTGAAAGGTGAATGCTGATGACCTAGTGATCCGATCGAAGACAActggaaaaaaaaaacagaacaagGCCATAGAAGATACGTGTGTACCGTCATGTGCAGCAACGAGAGTCCTCCGCCGGCGAAGGAGCCCCTAGCCGTCGGCCTGGGCAACCCCATGGCAGGTTTTTTGCCAGGCCTCGAGCACTATCGCCTTCAACTGTACCATTACGCGATGGCGGAGAGGCTGCGACTGGCTCAACAGTTGCATCCTCAACATCCGGGAGTTGGTCCCCCGCCTTCCAGTGCTCCAACTCACTTAGGAATGGGCCCTGGATTTCCAGCTCCGTTGCCGTTGTACCCGGCGGCGGCTGCTGCTGCCGGATACCCTAGCAGACTGGCTCTGTCGATGGCTTTGTTGCATCCTCATCATCAGAGAATACCGGAGGAACCGAAACCGCAACATAGTTACATCGGTTTAATCGCCATGGCGATCTTGTCCTCTCCGGAGAAGAAGTTAGTGCTGTCGGACATTTATCAACACATTCTCGAGCACTATCCCTATTTCCGGACCCGGGGACCAGGCTGGAGAAACTCCATCAGGCACAATCTGTCCCTGAACGATTGCTTCGTCAAATCTGGCAGGAGCGCGAACGGTAAAGGACACTACTGGGCTATACATCCAGCTAATCTCGAGGACTTCCGCCGAGGAGACTTCCGGAGACGCAAGGCTCAGCGGAAAGTCCGCAGACACATGGGTCTGGCGGTGGACGAGGAGCCTGATAGTCCTAGTCCGCCGCCTTTACCTGCCACGCCACCTCCTCCAGCAACCCTGGGCCCTCCAGTAGCATCGCAGACTATCTCCGGCATCTGGACACCTCATCATCATCATTCCCATcatcaacagcagcagcaacaacaacagagCCAGCAGCAGACCTTCCAGAGCCAGACGTTGAGGCAGTCTTCCTCGTTTCAACCTTCCAGGAAGAGGCAGTTTGACGTGGCGTCGCTTCTGGCACCTGATGATCAACATCAGATCGAGTCGGACCTTAGGCCAACTAAATCGAGGAGGTTCAGCTGCAGCGAGGATGAGTTACACGACCTCCACGAGCCGGACCAGGACGAAGAAGACGTGGACGTGGACGTGGTCGCCGAGACGAACGCTATGCCGTCGCCTAACACCCCGTCGGCCAGCCCCGATGCCAAGGTCATCTCCTCCGGGGGACACTGGAGCAATCAGGGCTTGCAGACCTCGAGTCCACAGATCTCTGGACTGCATCTGCATAATCACTTGCAAGCTAGGAGTTATTACGTTCCGGCTACCTCGAGCACCGGGTCCAGCGTCTAAGATTAGTGTCCTGGAGTTCTCTTCCAGTTCTATTTGGTGAATCCTCGGTACGAAGCTCGTGGTACCAGGTCCGGAGAAGTGTCGGGGTGATTCTTTCCTTCCCAGAATGATTGCTTCGCAGTCGATCAACGTGGAATAGAGGATCGAGGATTGATAGCACCGAGTGCTAGCCTAGTCGTGCCAAATCGAGAACCCAACGAGTTCCTCAGACCTGCCAACCGAACGGCTCCGGATTAATTAGCATAATTCATTGTACATACCGTCGCCTATATGGTCGCGAATCGAATCCTCGAACCGAGCCGCAGATGTATCTGGCAATTTCTCGCAATCCTGGTTCGCTTCGGGGTCGAGGAAGAGAGTCCTGGTGACATTCGTTTCGAGATCCCACTTGTAACAAAACATGTGTTAGGAGAAGAATATATGTGtgctgtataaataaatgtgtaAGGGAAACTATGTATATTCCGATTCGAGAGTAGAATCCCACATGCCTGAGAGACCCCACGAGGTAGATACTGTATTTTTCGTTTACCTTTCACGGTGCATTTTACACGGTTCGTTGCGGATCTTGTGCATTTGTAGCATGTTTCGTTCCTTGAGAATTGTCGACGTCGGGATTGAAGAAATTTTCGATTGAATGGCTTTGTTTCATTTTGGTTGGAACGTGAACGTTAAATTCAGACAATGGTAATATTTGCATGAATATCTGCAACTTAACGAAGTCTAGGAAAACTTGTAAGAACGTTCTCATTTTATTCGGAACGTGAATTTTGCACCGACACAATTCTTGGTCGATTCTTAAATGTTTTCACGTTCGAATTTGGAAGATGAACCTTGATGATTTTAGGAAACTGTTCTATTGTTCCTCTAGGAAAATTGTAACAAGGTTTCTACCTTATTTCGAACGAAATCTTGAAGCAAGGAAATTCTTGTTCGTTTCTTGCGGTttagtttatatttatttaaatatttatttaaatatatctgCAACCTAGAAGACTCGTAACGAGTCTTTCGTTTTATACAGGCCGCAAGCTTCGAAGTGAGAAAATTTACATGCAACAAATATTTGCAGAAGCATGTACACTCTAATGATCTCGAAGAAAATCTAGTTAGTTTTTGACGAAACAATGCGCTTAGACTAATGTTTAAATGTAAATCGAATTTATTTGATTCTCACCGTGAAAGGCGAGCTTCCGGCGCGTTTTCACGAAGCTGGAGAATCGACTTGTGCCAATCGTGGGGTTCTACCCGCGAATTAATCCTTGTAAATAGGGGAGAAGCCCCAAGATGGCGATCACTCGCCTCCGTTTCGTGCGCGAAGTATGAAATCCCAAAACGATGCGGGGCATTTGCGTCAGACTGAAGCGATCGCGGCTGTTCAAAGTGTAATATAAAGCATAGTCGGAGTTTTACTATAGCTCGTCTTTATTATCGACCGTTTTATCGTCGTTTTTTCGGGAAACGATGTTCACACACGTGCGTACGCGAATGTAACAATTACACGCGAGTCCCTCGCCCCCTCCCCGCCGCCCCACCCCcctctgtatgtatgtatgtatgtatatctattATTACGTATACGTGCTTACGTATAACCGAGATGTATCCCGACGATCTCACGCTCGATACAACAAAAAAGCGTGCGATTAGTCGGGAGGGAAtgttttttaaacaaagatCACCATCCACGCAATGGAAATGTCGTCGAACCTAATCCCTCTTGATTCTCAGCGCGGAACCGATCGCaattcaagttcaataaagtttcTGTTCCCATGGACTCGTGTTTCTGACTGTTCACCCGACCCACCCTCGTTCATGGTTTAATTGAGACCGATTTAGATACGCCTAATTATTGGGGGAGCTCGATACGAAGCTGTTTGACATGCTAGTTTCAATTTGTGTTTGCTGGATTGTGGACTTTTATGCACTTATTGGGGATCGTCTCAAATTCAGTAGCTTTTGTTGCACTTCTGGTCTAACGAAAGTTTAAATAGCAAActtaaattttgattttgttttgctttccataaGTTAACGTAGAAATATTTGTAGATGCATAAGGGTTCACATTTTGTCCACGAACGTCTAAGAAATCAGTGTTAGAAATGTTACTCGGGGTTTCGAACACAGGTACAcatgatttttaatttatttagcttAACAACATCTGGATCAGCATTCTACTGAATTTCCAATTCTCTGGATTTGACTTTCATATCGATTTCCAATATTTCCTCAACGACGAAACGAAAATGTAATTGTTGTGTATTAATAAAAAAGAATGACAAGATATCAAACCTAAACGATAAATAATTGTGTTTCGATATTTTCGGTCTCCTACAGAACACCATCTTCCATTTCGCACCAAGATTAATTTGTTTAGTTAAATGAACTATAATTAAACCTGAACACATTGATCGTATACTTTATTCGCAGTGAATGATCAATTGTGACGATCATCTCAGCTATTCATAACACCacataacaaaataaaatcataCTCGCAGATTTATTCGATGAAATTAACATAATTCTCAATAGAAAAATCCAATTGAGATCTTTTGTTGACGAATTATCTTCCGCGGACTCTGATTACCATAAGAATTAACAGCTCAAACACAAATACAAAGTACTGCGATACCTCTTCCTTTTTTTCTGAGCTGTGCAACGACGTCTCTGTGTGCAGAACCACCTCAACCGGAATTTCAAAATAGATAATGacgttgaaaataattaccGGATGGGATTGCTTAGCTGGCCAGCGTTGTTAATTATTAGAGAGCGTTACCAGGTGAATTTAGACGAGAAACGGCACTCTTGACACAAATACCTCGGCCAGTTTTGCGAATTTCCCATCGTCGAGGTTGACGCAAACATTCCTCGCACGTTTGCGCGTCGACGGAAAACGTCGGACGCTTGAGAATGCTGTTTGTAGTAGCAACAATCCATCGTGACCATTAGCCGACACTTTGCACCATCTGTTAATAGAATTTTCTTCGAGCAAAGATTTCAGCAAAAtttcataatgaaaataaatatgtacaagcGCGTCATCGTTCACTTAAAGAGATATATAAGGTGTTAAAGACGCCCTATCAGATTAGTTTAGGCTTGAAAACGGTAACATAATCGCCAGCAATTATGTCTCATAATCAGACATAAACTCGTGCAGAAATCCACCTCGAAACTCGTCTCAAACCTTCGATTTCTGTCAGACAAACATTACCATAATGTTAACAAACATTGTTCTGCTGAAATCGgaattatgcatttatttaaaaatatgaccCGCATTGTGCGCAGTCCGCTAATCGATCGTTCATTTGCTTATTGTACTTTCAATCACGGTTCGTCGCGGTTCCAGATAATCCCGTGAGTCCAAGGGGTTCGATAAGACCGTCGCAAACTATTTTAGCATACAAATATGTAGTATGACAGATAATATGCGAATATCCGGCCGGTGCTATTTTTGTTGACAGGGAACTCTTCGTTGGGAACTCTTCGCTGCCGCGTCACCTGATTTCCGTTCGAAAATCGGTCAATTGACAGATTTCAGCACCTGATCCGAGCCTAACACCTTCCGATCTGTTTATCGCAAATAATTTCAGAGGAAAACCGGCCCTAATGGGCCACACACTTGCCGCAGCCGCCCTTAAATCCATAAGACAAATCCGACGGCACGCTAATCGGATAATCTGTTTCCTTCGAACTTCCGTGTCTTCGACGGTTTGCGTGTCTGTGGATAGACGTTTacttaattgaaaaatttggGCACGTTTCCGCCGGTTTATCGCTTGTTTGTGGCCTCTGTTGCGACAACATTTCGTCGTTTATTATCATTTTTAAGAAACAATCGTTGGAAAGAATGATCCAGTCGCCTCTGTGCTTTCTTGAAGAATACTGAACTGACGATGATgttcatttcattttcaatttcaatactaCTCTTCATTGAAAATACTATTTCTAAATTACTTCTACAATTTTTAAGAAGGATTATAATCATTGCATTATCGTGTTTTATCTAATGGTTAGCGAATGTGCATGTTGTATAAGAATGATTAATGATGTTTTTAATTTTGTCTCGcagttaaaaatttcttctcgAAGAATACTGAACTGACGATGATgttcatttcattttcaaattcaATACTACTCTTCATTGaaaaaacaatttataaattactTCTACAATTgttaagaaaaattgtaatcattGCATTATCGTGTTTTATCTAACGATTAGCAAATGTGCATGTTGTATAAGAATGATTAATGATGTTTTTAATTTTGTCTCGCagttaaaaatttcttgaaaatatCGATTTCGCAATAAAACGAGGCGACAAGATCCGATGGAGAAGTTCAGGTGTATATCGGTAAACCGGCATGTTCTGAAATGTTCCATTTTGTCGGAAATCGAAACTGCACactatctttgcattattcaTCGGCTTCCTTTGAGACGTCGAGTCATTTTGTATGAAGCAAAATGTTGAACATGTATTCAGAATGTAAAACACACCGGGGCTTTATCGAACGAAATTGTAAATCAGTATTCTCGAGTTTTAAAGCCGACCGATCGGGGAGGAAATATTCTACAGattattttcgagataatcgaaaTACTTCTTAGTAAGTCAATACCGGAAACAGGCAAAAGGAACGAGTACATTTTGTTAGGACAATGAAATTCAATGATTAAGAGGAAATTATTCTACAAATGGAAGACGGTAGAAGCCATTTGTAGTTAAACATTTCGTTAAATATATGGTTACTCGCAGAAGAAGGGCTACAATTTGTAGAATTATTAGTGGGAGGAGTATTGGAAGAAGATAATATTTTGTTGGGAGATATAAGTTTCGCAGGACCCATTCTCCTAGGCAGCAACAATGCAAGATCTACCGGATCCCATGACAAAGTGTCCCATTGTCTCCCGGTTCATCAAATGAAACCTTAAGCGATCGCGTCGCGAGCGTCAACTTAATCCTCAATGGGATGCTGGTACAGAGGATGGAAGCCCGACGATGAGAACGAAAGCAATTTGTTAAATATTGCTTCCAACGATGTAAACGACGCGTGCACACCGTTAACTACACAGTCTTCGTTTTATGAACCTCACCCGAATCACCGGAAATACAGAACTTAGACAAATACTCCGTTTCCAAATAATCAATTCGATCTCGATATTCATCTGGAAATAACACTTACACATCAACTCGTTCCTAACACTCTCCTAAAAATATTAATGTTTCTATGAATGCATTCTGAACAGTCTTCAGGAAATAATATTTACCCAAAAAGTAAGATAAAAATACGATGGTATGTAATGATGGGTATCGAATGTCTACAAAACTGTTGTTCAACAAACAGAGAGGTCTTCCACGGTTGTCCCAACATTTTTCTCGACCAGAGAAATCCTTTTAGAGTTGATGTAGGTCGCGCGAAGATTTTTTCCGTGTATCCTTTTTCTAACTAGATCGACGTTCCCAGAAGGTTCGTCTACAACGCCCCCGCATCGAGACAGGGTGTTAGAAAAACAGTCGAGTCGACGTTTGCTTGCCCGAGCTCGGCAAACTCCGCTTTGGTTTGTTATTCCAAACCCACTAAGCGAACTATCGTTCAAAGTTTtcgaatatttaacaaataaTGACGCAGCGGGCACCGTTTTCGTTCATCCGACGAAGCGAACCTTGGACAGGGAGGAACTCGATCCATCTTTTGTGCGAGTCCGTAGatcaaataatagataaagttctatcgaaaatttaaaaacatagTTTTTCGCTAACCAGAACCATTGCGTCATAACTTGAGTCTGCTTCTCACATTGACGTGATTCAGTAATTAATAGTTAATTGGCACCGCCAATTGGAAGAGCCATTtccaataatattaaataacatCGCAAATATTTTTCGTCTTTAAAATAGCCTCTGTCGACGTACATCAAGCGAAATCGAATTAGGAAAAAGTCTGCCATCAAAGGGCCATTTTAACGAGAGTGCTTCAAAGTACTTCCAGGACGTAAAGAACTAAATGAAGCACTGAgacaattttatttcgaggaCGACCTAATATGTGTCTAAAACTTGTTGCCCAGGGAATAAAATCCATTCCGCAGATTTAAATCAGTTCAACCCGTCGGGAATTTCTCACCGGTTTTCGCTagtaaaattttatcgaaaatcTGCAGCACAGGCGATTCACAGGTACGGATAACAAAACTGTTCCAGTTCAAAGGAAGCTTCCCTACAATTTACTCTTTCTCCGAGCATTCGGGATCGCCTAAATCTCGGGCACCTTTAATAGCAACAACTGCGAAACTATTTTCATCGTAAACAAGCATCTTAGATGAAGATGAATCCTTCGACAAAGGATTTCGAGGCTGCTCGGGGAGCGTTTAACCGTGGAATGGAAACGATTGAAGCAGCAAACAGGAAGGAAACTGTCATTTTTGCTCCATTTTCACGTCGCTCAGGGTCAAATTCGCTGTTGGATCGCGCGCAAGATAAACGCGCCCGGAGAAAATCCCTTTCGAATCAGCGCAGTTACGATGAATATCGTCGCCGGACGTATTTAGATCAGATTGCCGGATCGACCGCGTCCACGTTGTTTGCTAGAACGCGTCATGCATATACATGCACATAACCGATGATCCAGCGCGGAGGGTTGTGCGTGTGCGAAACTCACTCTgccaacagagagagagagagagagagagatagagagagccaGAGGAGGACATCGATGGACGTCATGCACACCGGATGCATCGGCTATGTAGGTGGTGCACAACACAAGCACTCGATCGCTGCCGGTGCCGGGATAGGACAGCAGAATCGACCGGTGATCTTGTTACCTTGATAGTTGTTACTCTGCAAATGGATTTGCGGCTGCGCCGATTAGGATACGCCATGCGGCGGTCAGAGTTCTTACGCTTTCAGAGATCCCTGCGTGCAGGACCCGTGCCAGCCTCTACTACATACACATTGTGCGAGTATATGGTCTCGCATCATCTAAAACAGACGATTATGCCACACTACATTCTACACCAGAATTTTTTTATCAGTGAGAGGGTGGAAAACAGAAGCCACGCCCTTCGCCATGatataaattgaatatttatattacatatgTTCTTTATTGAAGAGAGAATGTGCATGATATGCGAGAGGCACCTGGGGAAGATAAGGCatctggcagaagactgtgaaggtgTAGAGAGAATAAAtataagtatagaaaagattGTACAAGATAAAAGAGTGGGAGAGATAGTAGACTGGCTCAGGAGTATCGAGAAAAAGAGGAATGCAATAATCAaaaggagagggagaggcaatattaaatcccaacaaaaacattctgtaaacaggagccaagttcctacggccgtaaaaagttgtgagatcaaacaaaatacggccaagttcgttagcttagaaacacctcttgcaatactgaaaaaagcgtttgtgaaaattagtttaaaagaacgctatttaatttttaaagagttacatggagggctaaattattcaaacttggccgctacctaacaccttttatggccattggtttagaAAGTAACGGTCAAGTTTGATTTATTTATAAGACATTatggcatgggatatggatggatggatggatggagggATGGGTGACATAGGAGAGGTGTaaaccaagtccaatttcttggcCACGaggccgaaataaataaatactactatGTCCTTTATTTTTCCTCGCAGTGGGTGCGCAAAATTACGCACAAAAAGCCCAGAGTTTAGCTGCCAATTTCACGCTGGCAAAACGATTCTTCGTCGGATACGCGTCTCGGCGGCATTAATTTTGCAACGCGAGATTCCCGGAGGGCGAGTCGCAGCGTTACCTGCGGAATTGCGCAAGATGTCGGCGCGGAATGCCGAACCGAGTAATCTCGGGTTTCCATCGAACACGTCCCGCAACACGTCAAGTCACAATATTGTTAATTGGACGCGTCGAAGCTTGAACAGAGTCGGTGTTCGTCGTTCGCGTTCACGCGTGCCGTCCATTGTCGCTCGGCAGGCATTAACGTTCGAATCTCGCGCAATTATTTT from Lasioglossum baleicum chromosome 11, iyLasBale1, whole genome shotgun sequence includes:
- the Fd102c gene encoding forkhead domain 102C, with the protein product MCSNESPPPAKEPLAVGLGNPMAGFLPGLEHYRLQLYHYAMAERLRLAQQLHPQHPGVGPPPSSAPTHLGMGPGFPAPLPLYPAAAAAAGYPSRLALSMALLHPHHQRIPEEPKPQHSYIGLIAMAILSSPEKKLVLSDIYQHILEHYPYFRTRGPGWRNSIRHNLSLNDCFVKSGRSANGKGHYWAIHPANLEDFRRGDFRRRKAQRKVRRHMGLAVDEEPDSPSPPPLPATPPPPATLGPPVASQTISGIWTPHHHHSHHQQQQQQQQSQQQTFQSQTLRQSSSFQPSRKRQFDVASLLAPDDQHQIESDLRPTKSRRFSCSEDELHDLHEPDQDEEDVDVDVVAETNAMPSPNTPSASPDAKVISSGGHWSNQGLQTSSPQISGLHLHNHLQARSYYVPATSSTGSSV